The genomic window GACCAGACCTTCTGGTTGCCCTCGGTGGAGGAAGCGTCATCGACACGACGAAAGCCCTTAAGGTCTTCTACGATGCCCCCGAGCTGAACTTCGAGGAGATAGCCTTCATAGACAGGTTTTCGAAGCCGAAGCCGGTCCCCAGGCTGAGGACTAGGCTGATAGCGATACCCTCAACGAGCGGAGCCGGAAGCGAGGTTTCCGGGGCGAGTGTGCTGAAAAAAGGCGGCGTCAAATACAACATAGTCACCCCCGAGATAGCACCCGACGTTGCCATACTCGATCCCCGCCTGCCAAGAACGATGCCCCCTGAAATCGCGAGGAATTCCGGCCTTGACGTCCTCGTCCACGGGATAGAGGCCTACACGACGAAAGTTGCCAACCCCTTCAGCGACGCCATGGCGATCAAGGCGATAAAGACCGTCTATCGGTGGCTTCCTCTCTCGGTCAAAGGCGACGAGGAGGCAAGGGCAAGAGTTCACTACGCGGCAACTATGGCAGGCATTGCTTTCCTCAACGCGCGCCTTGGCCTATGCCACGCGATGAGCCACAAGGCAGCGTGGATTGGCCCTCATGGACTCCTCAACGCGATATTCCTTCCCTACGTGATGGAGTTCAACGCAGAGATAAGCGACTACGCGAGGAAACGCTACGCGGAGATAGCGAGGGAGCTTGGCTTCCAGAATGCCAAAGACCTCATTGAAGTGGTTAAAGAACTCAACGAGATGCTCGGCGTTCCAAAGCTGGGCGAGCTGGTTGATGAGGAGACCTTCGCCGAGAGGGTCGAGGAGATGGCAGAAAAAGCCTACCGCGACGGGCTTATAGCTTTCAACCCTGTTGAGCCGAAGCCGGAAGAGATAAGGGAGCTGTACCTTAGGGCATACCGGGGAGAATAAAAGGGACAAAAAAAGAAATCAGCTAACCTTTATTTCCCTCTCCCCTTCATTTTCGACCTCATGTATCTTTCCGCCCTTCATAACCTCCACGATGGCAAGGCTCAGCAGAGCGAGGAAGAGGTAGACGAGGGCTGAAGTCCCGAAGAGCACCTCGTAGGCCTTGGTCGTTGGCACCTTTATCTGCACCCAGCTCGGAGCACCCGGCGGGTGGAAGAGGATGTAGTAGGTGCTCATTATCGTGCCCGCTATTGCAGGGCCCCAGGTGGAGCCGAAGTTCCTGAAGAGGCTGTTCGCTCCCGTCGCTATTCCCATGACCCTCGGCGGGACACTGAAGACGAGCACGTTTATGAGCGAGATGTTCATCAGCGTTATTCCCGCGCCAACGTAGGTTATCAGACCAACGAAGGCCCAGAGGTGGTTCGGCGGAAGGTTCGGGGCGTACTTCGCGAGTATCCCAAGTCCGGAACTTGCTATCAATGCGCCGGTTATGGCGAGGGGTTTTGCCCCAACTCTCGGCATTATCCTGCCGGCGAGGGGAGCTATGATGAGCATGACGCCGGCCATAGGGGTCATGAGCATGCCGCTTTCGAGTATGGTCTTGCCGAAGCCGTACGGCGGCTTCATCTGGAAGATGTAGGTGTTGGCCTGGCTCATCATGGAAATGCCGAAGGCCGCGAACATTATGCCGAGGTTCACTATGGCCGGGTTTCTGGAGGATATTATGTCGAGCGGTATCAGCGGGTTGTCTGCTCTCCTCTCCCAGAGGAGGAGCAGAAAGGCACCGACTAGCGAGACCG from Thermococcus sp. MAR1 includes these protein-coding regions:
- a CDS encoding iron-containing alcohol dehydrogenase translates to MFWLKTRLIEGEGSLETLKMEARGHERVLILASRSMKRHGFLSEAEDYVKESGAEVFSIAGLPAEPSVEVIEEFLPKVREFGPDLLVALGGGSVIDTTKALKVFYDAPELNFEEIAFIDRFSKPKPVPRLRTRLIAIPSTSGAGSEVSGASVLKKGGVKYNIVTPEIAPDVAILDPRLPRTMPPEIARNSGLDVLVHGIEAYTTKVANPFSDAMAIKAIKTVYRWLPLSVKGDEEARARVHYAATMAGIAFLNARLGLCHAMSHKAAWIGPHGLLNAIFLPYVMEFNAEISDYARKRYAEIARELGFQNAKDLIEVVKELNEMLGVPKLGELVDEETFAERVEEMAEKAYRDGLIAFNPVEPKPEEIRELYLRAYRGE
- a CDS encoding MFS transporter, whose amino-acid sequence is MVERKGETYDLSYAKKAMLVVVILPLLVMYTEAMLTPALPTIQREFAINPNDVSWILTIYLLVGTVSVALFGKLGDMYGKKKMFLVALGFYTLGVILNGFAPSFQWLLFTRAIQGFGMAIFPLAFSLVREEFPPEMVPQVQGMISAMFAVGMVIALPLGAYVTQNWGWRWTYHSAAPFAVLMFILAWKILRESRYVNPGKIDWPGVLFLIWAVVPALVAVTRAPTVGWKAEETLLLFAVSLVGAFLLLLWERRADNPLIPLDIISSRNPAIVNLGIMFAAFGISMMSQANTYIFQMKPPYGFGKTILESGMLMTPMAGVMLIIAPLAGRIMPRVGAKPLAITGALIASSGLGILAKYAPNLPPNHLWAFVGLITYVGAGITLMNISLINVLVFSVPPRVMGIATGANSLFRNFGSTWGPAIAGTIMSTYYILFHPPGAPSWVQIKVPTTKAYEVLFGTSALVYLFLALLSLAIVEVMKGGKIHEVENEGEREIKVS